Proteins encoded together in one Shewanella acanthi window:
- a CDS encoding SO2930 family diheme c-type cytochrome has protein sequence MQNRLLTSLVIIFCSQLLACGGGESDTTPPPTTPTTPTVPTTPTTPESACDAQSSEVNWQALMTEDCPRLSQYHLFTDPSNPTTAPQAPGFGYQLASQLFTNYSTKYRFIFLPQGTAMHYQPQQAFDFPEGAVLVKTFALPLDTALTSTAIGASFDTANETLIETRLLIKRAQGWTSLTYQWPLSTNKEASNGESLNKEASGDATLLTAGATVTHTLTNQGQTQTFEYNIPSRAECKVCHQYNQGDSSLIIPIGLKAYLLNRDIPVEGSVESVSTNQLSLWRDRGQLLGLPDLSTVGKTYPINDASADLTARAKGYLDVNCAHCHNPNGYASISGLRLGFYVDHTTYPYGICKQPPGWDGGPRGLNYDIVPGNADHSILLYRQTLSEPKDRMPPIGRALEHQEGVELIGLWIDSLSPSLGSCI, from the coding sequence ATGCAAAACCGCCTATTAACCAGTTTAGTGATTATCTTCTGCAGTCAACTGCTTGCCTGCGGCGGAGGAGAGTCTGACACAACCCCACCTCCAACAACGCCAACTACACCCACAGTCCCAACCACACCAACAACACCTGAGAGTGCCTGTGATGCACAATCCTCTGAGGTCAATTGGCAGGCGTTGATGACTGAGGATTGCCCGCGCTTAAGTCAATATCATCTCTTTACAGACCCGAGTAATCCCACAACCGCGCCGCAGGCGCCCGGCTTTGGCTATCAGCTGGCAAGTCAGCTATTTACCAATTACTCCACTAAGTATCGTTTTATTTTTCTGCCACAAGGCACGGCCATGCACTATCAGCCCCAGCAGGCCTTTGATTTCCCTGAGGGTGCGGTGCTAGTCAAAACCTTTGCTCTGCCGCTCGATACCGCCCTAACTTCTACAGCAATAGGCGCAAGCTTTGATACCGCTAATGAGACCTTAATTGAAACCCGCCTGCTGATTAAACGCGCTCAGGGCTGGACGAGCCTGACCTACCAGTGGCCCCTTTCTACAAACAAAGAGGCGTCGAACGGAGAGTCGTTAAACAAAGAGGCGTCGGGGGATGCAACTCTATTAACCGCAGGCGCCACTGTTACGCATACGCTCACTAACCAAGGGCAAACCCAGACCTTCGAGTACAACATTCCCAGCCGCGCCGAATGCAAGGTTTGTCACCAATATAATCAAGGTGATAGCAGTCTGATTATCCCGATTGGCCTTAAGGCGTATTTGCTGAACCGTGATATTCCAGTCGAAGGGAGTGTTGAAAGCGTTAGTACAAATCAGTTAAGTCTTTGGCGCGATCGCGGCCAGCTTTTGGGTCTGCCAGACCTTTCAACCGTCGGTAAAACCTACCCCATTAATGATGCCAGCGCGGATTTAACGGCGCGCGCTAAGGGATACTTAGATGTGAACTGCGCCCACTGCCACAACCCCAACGGTTATGCCAGCATCTCGGGATTACGCCTCGGATTTTATGTCGACCACACCACCTACCCCTACGGCATTTGCAAGCAACCCCCAGGATGGGACGGCGGCCCACGAGGACTCAACTACGATATTGTCCCCGGCAATGCCGACCATTCAATACTGCTCTATCGCCAAACCCTATCCGAACCCAAAGACAGAATGCCGCCGATTGGCCGTGCCCTCGAACACCAAGAAGGCGTCGAACTTATCGGCCTGTGGATTGATTCGCTATCGCCCAGTTTAGGGAGTTGTATTTGA
- a CDS encoding arylesterase: MLMLTALAVSPAQAAKVLILGDSLGASYGMSQSVGWVALLQKNVPEHEFINGSVSGETTAGGLRRLPALLESVEPQLVVVELGGNDGLRGFPPTQVENNLTKIITLAKNSGAKVLLTEIMVPPNYGPRYTQQFTQVYQDIAKEEDIELIPFFMAEIAPYPELMQRDGIHPNEKAQAKIANWMQPWIEKALSQ, from the coding sequence ATGCTGATGCTGACTGCCTTGGCGGTAAGCCCTGCCCAAGCGGCAAAGGTATTGATCCTCGGCGACAGCCTAGGTGCCAGTTACGGCATGTCCCAATCGGTCGGCTGGGTAGCCCTATTACAAAAAAATGTTCCAGAGCATGAATTTATCAATGGTTCTGTCAGTGGTGAAACCACCGCAGGCGGCCTAAGACGCCTACCTGCCTTACTCGAATCCGTTGAGCCTCAACTGGTTGTGGTTGAACTGGGCGGTAATGATGGATTACGTGGTTTCCCCCCGACGCAAGTTGAAAATAATCTAACCAAAATCATTACCCTTGCGAAAAACAGCGGTGCAAAAGTGTTATTGACCGAAATCATGGTACCGCCTAACTACGGCCCCCGCTACACTCAGCAGTTTACCCAAGTGTATCAAGACATTGCAAAGGAAGAAGACATTGAACTCATTCCCTTCTTTATGGCCGAGATTGCTCCCTATCCAGAATTAATGCAGCGCGATGGTATCCACCCCAATGAAAAAGCGCAGGCTAAAATCGCTAACTGGATGCAGCCTTGGATAGAAAAGGCGCTTAGCCAATAA
- a CDS encoding alpha/beta fold hydrolase, protein MKNQSIHRNQFHSRGLTLSYLDTAPDDKARPVALFVHGFPDTADMWLTQMNALHTAGYRCIAPDTVGCGESQIAPALSDYNARTIAEDLTALLDHLQMSQVNVVGHDWGAALAWLLAAYHPERVRRLVVLSVGHPMAYARAGMDQKFAGWYIAYFCLAGLAEALLPGHGRFSLRRVFGSHPKIEEVMARLASPGRLTAALRIYRASLVTMLWRKHPKITVPTTGIWSRGDAFLVESQIRESRHYVDGAWQCEVIDGGHWISLEHPNYLNSRLLAAFDD, encoded by the coding sequence TTGAAAAATCAGTCTATCCATCGCAATCAGTTCCACTCCCGTGGCCTAACCCTATCTTATTTGGATACTGCGCCCGATGATAAAGCGCGACCTGTTGCATTATTTGTTCACGGATTTCCTGATACTGCGGACATGTGGCTTACACAAATGAATGCACTGCATACTGCGGGATACCGCTGTATCGCGCCTGATACTGTGGGCTGTGGTGAGTCACAAATAGCACCAGCACTAAGCGACTATAACGCGCGCACAATCGCTGAAGATCTAACGGCACTGCTCGATCATCTTCAAATGTCACAAGTCAATGTTGTTGGCCACGATTGGGGCGCTGCACTGGCTTGGCTTTTAGCCGCCTATCACCCAGAGCGAGTAAGACGTTTGGTGGTGCTCTCCGTGGGTCATCCCATGGCCTATGCCCGCGCCGGCATGGATCAAAAATTCGCAGGTTGGTACATTGCTTATTTCTGCCTCGCTGGTCTAGCCGAAGCGCTGCTGCCCGGTCATGGACGCTTTAGCCTGCGCCGCGTATTTGGCTCTCACCCCAAAATTGAGGAAGTGATGGCGCGCTTAGCTAGCCCTGGCCGTCTCACTGCGGCGCTACGTATCTACCGAGCCAGTTTAGTCACTATGTTGTGGCGCAAGCATCCCAAGATAACAGTGCCTACGACGGGTATATGGAGCCGAGGCGATGCATTTCTAGTGGAATCACAAATAAGGGAGTCACGCCACTACGTCGATGGAGCGTGGCAGTGTGAAGTCATTGATGGTGGACACTGGATTTCGTTAGAACACCCAAACTACCTAAACTCCCGCCTTTTAGCTGCATTCGATGACTAA
- a CDS encoding SO2930 family diheme c-type cytochrome, which translates to MPTGLAMLMAFNLSGCFSDDDDPVVDTTPPVVEQPAAEPTFPDGAIKIAAGENLTHRIQEALINAQSGAVIVLPKGTFNIDSTLLFDGDVDGDGSYAKNVTIMGYGMNDTILNFAQADSGDGIFVQNAMNITIQDLSVNEAKNNGIKLKNTNGIILRRVSAIWEGELDKDNGAYGLYPVECENILIEDSYVRGSADAGIYVGQSQYIVVRRNIAHENVAGIEIENSKYADVYDNEATSNTGGILVFDLPINNHRYGSSVRIFNNKVYNNNTPNFANASANPAGVHIVPPGTGVIILSTADVEIFNNDIAHHDTLGVTVSSFFIAEPDISTFVANYGQPGQSIEDGWRPVPRNIYLHDNTITDYGSKPKGYLIQDIIRAYIISHGTLPGVLYDGLGEMLANNGTAAYLGLKELPFAEDGSDNVCASNNGDVSFGRLYANSNTDISIADVQYEKTQNTLMKCSQVSLPVHTVTFNGQVFGCGVDDNTEGCDGGVLVGGGGTIGEGEVGLIGDGDQSLCQATGSNVSWDALLKANCPNLSDYNLFSDAKNPTAAPNSGGVPYDLNTQLFTDYASKYRFVYLPTGEKATYSENESFDFPVGTVIVKTFALPSDTSKRGIENESLIETRLLIHRSTGWSALPYVWNAEKTDATLAKAGAISNQSLTHNGEDKVFNYTVPSMNQCKQCHQYKADDNTNAVFVPIGPKARHLNKLYSYPDGSMNQLLKWESLGLLQGLPNLSQVPQVPAYNDGDEAKLASLSDAALMQTAKGYLDINCAHCHRPEGNASNTGLKLEYWRGYGDDAGFSHGTCKSPVAYGGGNLSFDVVPGNAEGSIMHFRMQSTTPGDRMPEIGRSLSHAEGVALIGEWIKRLPAASCSN; encoded by the coding sequence ATGCCCACGGGCCTTGCCATGCTAATGGCCTTTAACCTTTCGGGATGTTTCTCAGACGACGATGATCCCGTCGTGGACACCACACCGCCGGTGGTAGAGCAACCCGCAGCGGAGCCGACTTTCCCCGATGGCGCGATTAAAATTGCCGCCGGCGAAAACCTCACCCACCGCATCCAAGAAGCACTGATCAACGCCCAAAGTGGCGCCGTGATTGTGCTGCCAAAGGGCACCTTTAATATCGATTCAACCCTGTTGTTCGATGGTGACGTTGACGGGGATGGCAGCTATGCCAAAAACGTCACTATCATGGGCTACGGAATGAATGACACTATTCTGAACTTTGCCCAAGCTGATTCTGGCGATGGTATTTTCGTGCAAAACGCGATGAACATTACCATTCAAGACTTGTCGGTGAATGAAGCCAAAAACAACGGTATCAAACTTAAAAATACCAACGGCATCATCCTTCGCCGCGTAAGCGCAATTTGGGAAGGTGAACTCGACAAAGACAACGGCGCCTACGGCCTGTACCCTGTAGAGTGTGAAAACATTCTGATTGAAGACAGTTATGTGCGCGGCAGTGCCGATGCGGGTATCTATGTCGGTCAGTCACAGTACATTGTGGTGCGCCGCAACATCGCCCATGAAAACGTGGCGGGTATCGAAATTGAAAACTCGAAATACGCCGACGTCTATGATAACGAAGCGACCTCCAACACTGGCGGTATCTTAGTGTTCGACTTGCCGATCAATAACCACAGATACGGCTCGAGCGTACGGATTTTCAATAACAAGGTGTATAACAACAACACCCCTAACTTTGCTAACGCCTCGGCTAACCCTGCGGGTGTGCATATTGTGCCGCCGGGTACGGGGGTGATTATCCTCTCGACCGCCGATGTGGAGATTTTCAATAACGACATCGCCCACCATGACACCCTTGGCGTGACCGTCAGCAGCTTCTTTATTGCTGAGCCGGACATTTCAACCTTCGTGGCTAACTATGGTCAACCAGGGCAGTCAATTGAAGATGGCTGGCGCCCTGTGCCACGCAATATCTACCTGCACGATAATACGATTACCGACTACGGTAGCAAGCCTAAGGGTTATCTGATTCAAGACATTATCCGCGCCTACATCATCAGCCACGGCACTTTGCCGGGCGTGCTCTATGATGGTTTAGGGGAAATGCTGGCTAACAATGGTACCGCCGCTTACTTAGGCTTGAAAGAATTGCCATTTGCCGAAGACGGTAGCGATAACGTTTGCGCCAGCAACAACGGTGATGTGTCATTCGGTCGTCTTTACGCCAACAGCAACACCGACATCAGCATTGCCGACGTGCAATACGAGAAGACCCAAAACACCCTGATGAAGTGTTCTCAGGTGAGCTTGCCGGTTCACACTGTGACCTTTAACGGCCAAGTGTTTGGCTGCGGCGTGGATGACAATACCGAAGGCTGTGACGGCGGCGTTTTAGTCGGTGGTGGCGGCACTATCGGTGAGGGCGAAGTGGGTCTTATCGGTGATGGCGATCAAAGCCTGTGTCAAGCGACGGGCTCAAATGTAAGTTGGGATGCGCTGCTCAAGGCAAACTGTCCAAATCTGTCAGACTACAACCTGTTTAGCGATGCGAAAAACCCAACAGCAGCGCCTAATTCGGGTGGTGTGCCCTACGATTTGAACACCCAGCTATTTACCGACTACGCTAGCAAGTATCGCTTTGTGTACCTGCCAACGGGTGAAAAGGCGACCTACTCTGAGAACGAATCCTTCGATTTCCCAGTGGGCACCGTTATCGTGAAAACCTTCGCCCTACCAAGCGATACCAGCAAGCGCGGCATCGAGAATGAAAGCCTGATTGAAACCCGACTGCTTATCCATCGCTCGACGGGTTGGAGCGCCCTGCCCTATGTGTGGAACGCCGAGAAGACCGATGCGACCCTCGCCAAAGCTGGTGCGATCAGTAACCAATCGCTGACCCACAATGGTGAAGACAAGGTCTTTAACTATACAGTGCCAAGCATGAACCAGTGTAAGCAGTGCCACCAGTATAAAGCGGATGACAACACTAATGCGGTGTTCGTCCCTATTGGTCCAAAGGCGCGCCACTTGAATAAGCTCTACAGCTATCCAGATGGCAGCATGAACCAACTGCTGAAATGGGAAAGCTTAGGCCTTCTCCAAGGTCTGCCAAACCTGAGCCAAGTACCGCAGGTACCTGCCTACAACGACGGTGACGAGGCCAAGTTAGCCAGCCTAAGTGATGCCGCCCTGATGCAAACCGCCAAGGGATACCTAGACATCAACTGCGCCCACTGCCATAGACCCGAAGGTAACGCCTCTAACACAGGTCTTAAACTCGAGTACTGGCGTGGTTACGGCGATGATGCTGGCTTCTCCCACGGCACCTGTAAGTCACCTGTGGCCTATGGCGGCGGTAACTTAAGCTTTGACGTAGTACCAGGTAATGCCGAAGGCTCAATCATGCACTTCCGTATGCAAAGCACCACCCCTGGCGATCGTATGCCAGAGATTGGTCGCAGCCTCAGCCATGCTGAAGGCGTTGCACTTATCGGTGAGTGGATTAAGCGTCTACCTGCGGCCAGCTGTTCTAACTAA
- a CDS encoding ABC transporter ATP-binding protein, giving the protein MSNIVLNSSAINVVNLEKTVTTQEGRLTILKGINLEVKQGESVAILGPSGSGKSTLLGLLAALDTPTAGEIWLDGEALSGLNEEQKAKLRKQKVSFIFQSFMLVDTLTALENVMLPAELSGINNAKEKAAAMLERVGLSHRLNHLPKQLSGGEQQRVAIARAFICEPKVLFADEPTGNLDAANGHKIADMLFELNKESHTTLILVTHDLQLAKRCQRQLMMENGHLSEDTTAVEVTELRDDSAALADAKEA; this is encoded by the coding sequence ATGTCTAACATCGTCTTAAATTCTAGTGCCATCAATGTTGTTAACCTCGAAAAAACCGTTACGACTCAGGAAGGACGCCTCACTATCCTCAAGGGCATTAACCTAGAAGTCAAGCAAGGGGAAAGCGTCGCCATTTTAGGACCGTCGGGTTCGGGCAAATCGACCCTACTAGGCCTATTGGCCGCCCTCGATACGCCCACTGCAGGCGAGATTTGGCTGGACGGTGAAGCCTTATCTGGGCTTAACGAGGAGCAAAAGGCGAAGCTGCGTAAGCAAAAAGTCAGCTTTATTTTCCAATCTTTTATGTTGGTCGATACCTTAACGGCGCTCGAAAACGTGATGCTGCCCGCTGAGCTTTCAGGCATTAACAACGCGAAGGAAAAAGCCGCCGCTATGCTTGAGCGGGTTGGGTTATCCCACAGATTAAATCATTTGCCTAAGCAGCTTTCTGGTGGAGAGCAGCAGCGGGTTGCCATTGCCCGCGCCTTTATCTGCGAGCCGAAGGTGCTATTTGCCGACGAACCGACGGGCAATTTAGATGCGGCCAATGGCCATAAAATTGCCGACATGCTGTTTGAACTCAATAAAGAGAGCCACACCACTTTGATTTTAGTGACCCACGATCTGCAACTGGCGAAACGCTGTCAAAGGCAATTGATGATGGAAAACGGGCATCTATCTGAAGATACAACGGCTGTTGAAGTGACCGAGCTTCGAGATGATTCCGCTGCGCTTGCCGATGCTAAGGAGGCGTAA
- a CDS encoding DUF3083 family protein, translating to MSLSHQQKVYIPKDARTNQFITAEIKLTDELLAQYCDYYSCYHSLSRLIFSLAEQHDLRNVHVITNDKLPVVRFHTEAYCFQTTEQILFFYNPAYHEAQNLFSDDNNRARKIRIVFLATGDEIRSNSAHFHTRVRALLSELIPKLPIRHVRIKIRDHQHLSYDLFAKSKGNKETYGYKLRSIVPRYKSRQCELPDNVSSLTYVTASLPLSRKLKQKWLKDLATDFTPLYQHLEECFLTAADNKQLTRLSMIANGLTPLVRNSKYEQLASKTEVQMIGFDPNASEQQLICRWDGDNLVEAAHFTIVAGAKDCDDSGYGRFMNNVEAAFKQFAHELGLDPEREDLVLRFHQHISYNL from the coding sequence ATGTCCCTTAGCCATCAGCAAAAAGTGTACATCCCAAAGGATGCACGTACTAACCAGTTCATCACAGCAGAAATCAAACTCACCGATGAATTACTGGCACAGTACTGCGATTATTACAGCTGTTATCATTCTTTAAGTCGCCTTATTTTCAGCTTGGCAGAACAACACGATCTTCGAAATGTCCATGTGATCACCAACGATAAATTGCCTGTTGTTCGTTTCCATACGGAGGCGTATTGCTTCCAAACCACTGAGCAAATTCTGTTTTTCTACAATCCCGCCTACCATGAGGCGCAAAACCTGTTTAGCGATGACAACAACCGCGCCCGTAAAATTCGGATTGTATTTCTCGCCACGGGCGATGAAATTCGCAGTAATTCGGCCCATTTCCACACTCGTGTGAGAGCGCTCTTGAGCGAGCTGATTCCCAAGCTGCCGATACGACACGTTAGGATTAAAATCCGCGATCACCAGCATTTATCCTACGATCTTTTCGCCAAATCTAAGGGCAACAAGGAAACCTACGGCTATAAGCTGCGCTCCATTGTACCGCGCTATAAATCCCGTCAATGTGAGTTGCCAGATAATGTCAGTTCGCTCACCTATGTCACCGCAAGTTTACCCTTAAGCCGCAAGCTCAAACAAAAATGGCTTAAGGATCTTGCGACCGACTTTACCCCGCTTTATCAACATCTTGAGGAATGCTTTTTAACGGCGGCAGACAATAAGCAGCTAACACGCCTTTCGATGATCGCCAATGGCTTAACACCGCTGGTGCGTAACAGTAAATATGAGCAATTAGCCTCAAAGACCGAAGTGCAGATGATAGGCTTTGACCCTAATGCCAGTGAGCAACAACTCATTTGCCGCTGGGATGGCGATAACTTAGTCGAAGCGGCGCACTTTACCATTGTGGCTGGGGCGAAGGATTGCGATGACTCAGGTTACGGCCGCTTTATGAATAATGTCGAAGCCGCCTTCAAACAGTTCGCCCATGAGCTAGGACTCGATCCTGAGCGCGAGGATTTAGTGCTGCGCTTCCACCAGCATATCAGCTACAACCTGTGA